From one Streptomyces sp. R41 genomic stretch:
- a CDS encoding ATP-binding protein: protein MGRGKLRIYLGAAPGVGKTYAMLSEAHRRVERGTDCVVAFVEHYNRPRTEVMLHGLEQVPRKELEYRGSVFTEMDVDAVLERAPAVALVDELAHTNVPGSRNDKRWQDVEELLAAGVDVVSTVNIQHLESLGDVVESITGVRQRETVPDEVVRRADQIELVDMSPQALRRRMAHGNIYKSDKVDAALSNYFRPGNLTALRELALLWVADRVDEYLTEYRNEHRVSKIWGSRERIVVGLTGGPEGRTLIRRAARLAEKGAGGEVMAVYIARSDGLTSASPKELAVQRTLVEDLGGTFHHVVGDDIPASLLDFARGVNATQIVLGSSRRKTWQYVFGPGVGATVARESGPDLDVHIVTHEEVAKGRGLPVARGARLGRSRIIWGWLIGVGGPVILALLLNTVDLGLANDMLLFLALTVAAALLGGLYPALASAAFGSLLLNYYYTPPLHRLTIADPKNIVAIAIFVGVAVSVASVVDLAARRTHQAAHLRAESEILSFLAGSVLRGETSLEALLERVRETFGMESVALLERESDVDPWTCAGSVGPGPSVRPEDADVDMPVSDHMALALSGRVLPASDRRVLAAFAAQAAVVLDRQRLQQEADQARTLAEGNRIRTALLAAVSHDLRTPLAGIKAAVSSLRSDDVAWSEEDRAELLEGIEDGADRLDHLVGNLLDMSRLQTGTVAPLIREIDLDEVVPMALGGVPEDSVELEIPESLPMVAVDAGLLERAVANLVENAVKYSPVDEPVLVSASAIADRVEVRVVDRGPGVPDEAKDRIFAPFQRYGDAPRGAGVGLGLAVARGFAESMGGTLNAEDTPGGGLTMVLTVRAVAGRSDLATATTAAAERQVS from the coding sequence ATGGGACGCGGCAAGCTTCGGATCTACCTCGGTGCGGCACCGGGCGTCGGGAAGACGTACGCGATGCTCTCCGAGGCGCACCGGCGCGTCGAGCGGGGGACCGACTGTGTGGTCGCGTTCGTGGAGCACTACAACCGGCCGCGCACCGAGGTGATGCTGCACGGCCTGGAGCAGGTGCCGCGCAAGGAGCTGGAGTACCGGGGGTCCGTCTTCACCGAGATGGACGTGGACGCCGTACTGGAGCGCGCCCCGGCCGTCGCCCTGGTGGACGAACTCGCGCACACCAATGTCCCCGGTTCGCGCAACGACAAGCGCTGGCAGGACGTGGAGGAGCTGCTGGCGGCCGGTGTCGACGTCGTCTCCACGGTCAACATCCAGCACTTGGAGTCGCTGGGCGATGTCGTCGAGTCGATAACGGGCGTACGGCAGCGGGAGACCGTGCCGGACGAGGTGGTGCGCCGGGCGGACCAGATCGAGCTGGTCGACATGTCGCCCCAGGCGCTGCGGCGGCGGATGGCGCACGGCAACATCTACAAGTCCGACAAGGTCGACGCGGCCCTGTCGAACTACTTCAGGCCCGGCAACCTCACGGCGCTGCGCGAGCTGGCGCTGCTCTGGGTCGCCGACCGGGTCGACGAGTACCTCACCGAATACCGCAACGAGCACCGGGTGTCGAAGATCTGGGGCTCGCGGGAGCGGATCGTGGTGGGACTCACGGGCGGCCCGGAGGGACGCACGCTGATCCGCCGTGCCGCGCGGCTCGCGGAGAAGGGCGCGGGCGGCGAGGTGATGGCCGTCTACATCGCCCGCAGCGACGGGCTCACCTCGGCCTCGCCCAAGGAGCTGGCCGTCCAGCGCACGCTGGTCGAGGACCTGGGCGGAACGTTCCACCATGTCGTCGGGGACGACATACCGGCCTCCCTGCTGGACTTCGCGCGGGGCGTCAACGCCACCCAGATCGTGCTCGGCTCCTCGCGCCGCAAGACCTGGCAGTACGTCTTCGGGCCGGGCGTCGGCGCCACGGTCGCCCGGGAGTCGGGCCCCGACCTGGACGTCCACATCGTCACCCATGAAGAGGTCGCCAAGGGGCGCGGTCTGCCGGTCGCGCGCGGGGCGCGGCTCGGGCGCTCCCGGATCATCTGGGGCTGGCTGATCGGCGTGGGCGGCCCGGTGATCCTCGCGCTGCTGCTGAACACCGTCGACCTCGGCCTCGCCAACGACATGCTGCTCTTCCTGGCGCTGACGGTGGCCGCGGCCCTGCTCGGCGGCCTCTACCCGGCGCTGGCCTCGGCGGCCTTCGGCTCGCTGCTGCTGAACTACTACTACACGCCACCGCTGCACCGGTTGACGATCGCCGATCCCAAGAACATCGTCGCCATCGCGATCTTCGTCGGCGTCGCGGTCTCGGTCGCCTCGGTGGTGGATCTGGCGGCCCGCCGCACCCACCAGGCGGCGCATCTGCGCGCCGAGTCGGAGATCCTCTCGTTCCTGGCGGGCAGTGTGCTGCGCGGCGAGACCAGCCTGGAGGCCTTGCTGGAGCGGGTCCGGGAGACCTTCGGGATGGAGTCTGTCGCGCTGCTGGAGCGGGAGAGCGACGTCGACCCGTGGACGTGCGCGGGCAGTGTGGGTCCGGGGCCCTCCGTCCGTCCCGAGGACGCGGACGTGGACATGCCGGTCAGCGACCACATGGCGCTCGCCCTGTCCGGACGCGTGCTGCCCGCCTCGGACCGCCGTGTGCTCGCCGCCTTCGCCGCGCAGGCCGCGGTGGTCCTGGACCGTCAGCGCCTCCAGCAGGAGGCGGACCAGGCGCGCACGCTGGCCGAGGGCAACCGCATCCGCACCGCGCTGCTGGCCGCCGTCAGCCACGATCTGCGCACCCCGCTGGCCGGGATCAAGGCCGCCGTGTCCTCGCTGCGGTCCGACGACGTGGCCTGGTCCGAGGAGGACCGGGCGGAGCTCCTCGAAGGCATCGAGGACGGCGCCGACCGCCTCGACCACCTGGTGGGCAACCTGCTGGACATGTCCCGCCTCCAGACCGGCACGGTCGCCCCGCTGATCCGCGAGATCGACCTCGACGAGGTCGTCCCCATGGCGCTCGGCGGCGTACCCGAGGACAGCGTGGAGCTGGAGATCCCGGAGAGCCTGCCGATGGTCGCCGTCGACGCGGGGCTGCTGGAGCGCGCGGTCGCCAACCTCGTCGAGAACGCGGTCAAGTACAGCCCCGTCGACGAACCGGTCCTGGTGTCCGCGAGTGCCATCGCCGACCGGGTGGAGGTGCGGGTGGTGGACCGCGGCCCGGGCGTCCCGGACGAGGCCAAGGACCGTATATTCGCGCCCTTCCAGCGCTATGGCGACGCCCCGCGCGGCGCCGGAGTGGGCCTCGGCCTCGCGGTCGCCCGCGGCTTCGCCGAGTCGATGGGCGGCACCCTCAACGCCGAGGACACCCCCGGCGGCGGACTCACCATGGTGCTCACGGTGCGGGCGGTGGCCGGCCGGTCCGACCTGGCCACGGCAACAACAGCAGCAGCGGAAAGGCAGGTCTCATGA
- a CDS encoding ABC transporter ATP-binding protein — protein sequence MSQVVTDTMVRVENVHRSYGTGAAAVHALRGVSFDVPRGELVALKGRSGSGKTTLLNLVGGLDEPDEGRVTVDGLDLTTLDENGLLGLRRDRIGFVFQSFGLIPILTAAENVGVPLRLRRADPREREERVELLLSLVGLADHAAQRPGELSGGQQQRVAIARALANNPSLLIADEPTGQLDAETGIAVMELLRAVVRSEHVTALVATHDATLLGLADRVLELSDGEIVEH from the coding sequence ATGAGCCAGGTCGTCACGGACACCATGGTGCGCGTCGAGAACGTCCATCGCTCGTACGGCACCGGAGCCGCCGCCGTGCACGCGCTGCGGGGCGTCTCCTTCGACGTACCACGCGGGGAACTCGTCGCCCTCAAGGGCCGCTCCGGATCCGGCAAGACCACGCTCCTCAACCTCGTCGGCGGACTCGATGAGCCGGACGAGGGACGCGTCACCGTGGACGGCCTCGACCTCACGACGCTCGACGAGAACGGGCTCCTGGGGCTGCGCCGCGACCGGATCGGCTTCGTCTTCCAGTCCTTCGGGCTGATTCCCATCCTGACCGCCGCCGAGAACGTCGGCGTTCCGCTGCGGCTGCGCCGGGCCGATCCGCGCGAGCGTGAGGAGCGCGTCGAACTCCTGCTCTCCCTCGTCGGTCTCGCCGACCACGCGGCCCAGCGTCCAGGCGAGCTGTCCGGCGGCCAGCAGCAGCGCGTGGCCATCGCCCGTGCCCTCGCCAACAACCCCTCGCTCCTCATCGCCGACGAGCCCACCGGACAGCTCGACGCGGAAACCGGCATCGCCGTGATGGAGCTCCTGCGTGCCGTCGTCCGCAGCGAACACGTCACCGCCCTGGTCGCCACCCATGACGCGACTCTGCTGGGTTTGGCCGACCGTGTCCTCGAACTGAGCGACGGGGAGATCGTCGAGCACTGA
- a CDS encoding TrkA family potassium uptake protein, which yields MHIVIMGCGRVGSALAQTLEQQGHTVAVIDQDPTAFRRLGSGFGGRRVTGVGFDQDTLREAGIEEAGAFAAVSSGDNSNIIAARVAREMFGIENVAARIYDPRRAEVYQRLGIPTVATVRWTADQMLRRLLPSGAEPLWRDPTGGVQLAEVHTSAGWVGHKISRLQDETGVRVAFLTRLGEAILPSSQTVLQEGDLVHVMMRTDEVDKVEAAFAKGPEEEAGH from the coding sequence GTGCACATCGTCATCATGGGCTGCGGAAGAGTAGGTTCCGCTCTTGCCCAGACCCTGGAGCAACAGGGGCACACGGTCGCCGTGATCGACCAGGACCCCACCGCCTTCCGACGACTGGGCTCCGGGTTCGGCGGCCGTCGTGTCACCGGCGTCGGCTTCGACCAGGACACCCTGCGCGAGGCGGGCATCGAGGAGGCCGGCGCGTTCGCCGCGGTCTCCAGCGGTGACAACTCGAACATCATCGCCGCCCGGGTGGCCCGCGAGATGTTCGGCATCGAGAACGTCGCGGCGCGCATCTACGACCCCCGCCGCGCCGAGGTCTACCAGCGCCTCGGGATCCCGACCGTCGCCACCGTCCGCTGGACGGCCGACCAGATGCTGCGCCGGCTGCTGCCCTCGGGCGCGGAGCCGCTGTGGCGCGACCCCACCGGTGGTGTGCAGCTCGCCGAGGTGCACACCTCCGCCGGCTGGGTCGGCCACAAGATCAGCCGGCTCCAGGACGAGACGGGCGTGCGCGTGGCCTTCCTCACCCGGCTGGGCGAGGCGATCCTGCCTTCCTCCCAGACGGTGCTGCAGGAGGGCGACCTGGTGCACGTGATGATGCGCACCGACGAGGTGGACAAGGTCGAGGCGGCGTTCGCCAAAGGCCCTGAAGAGGAGGCCGGTCACTGA
- a CDS encoding APC family permease, with translation MSKLTDVPKRILIGRALRSDRLGETLLPKRIALPVFASDPLSSVAYAPGEVLLVLSIAGVSAYHFSPWIALAVVVLMFTVVASYRQNVHAYPSGGGDYEVANTNLGPKAGLTVASALLVDYVLTVAVSIASGIENLGSAVPFVVEHKVACAVAVIVLLTLMNLRGVKESGKLFAIPTYVFVAGVFIMIAWGAFRGLVLDDTMRAPTADYHIKAEHQGLAGFALVFLLLRAFSSGCAALTGVEAISNGVPAFRKPKSKNAATTLAMMGLLAVTMFCGIIALAMTTKVRMAENPGTDLIHNGVAVGADYVQNPVISQVAEAVFGKGSFLFIVLAAATALVLFLAANTAYNGFPLLGSILAQDRYLPRQLHTRGDRLAFSNGIVLLAGAAMLLVVIYGADSTRLIQLYIVGVFVSFTLSQTGMVRHWNRHLATEKDQAKRRHMVRSRAINAFGAFFTGLVLVVVLVTKFTHGAWVALLGMVIFYATMSAIRKHYDRVAEEIAAPEGPSDDSVRPSRVHSVVLISKIHRPTLRALAYAKLMRSDTLEALSVNVDPAETKALREEWERRGIDVPLKVLDSPYREITRPIIEYVKGLRKESPRDAVSVIIPEYVVGHWYEHLLHNQSALRLKGRLLFTPGVMVTSVPYQLESSEAAKLRARKRQDWNAPGAVRRGPAEERPKEPSASSSSSGSSSGASGSSKS, from the coding sequence GTGTCCAAACTGACCGACGTGCCCAAACGGATCCTGATCGGGCGCGCACTGCGCAGTGACCGGCTCGGAGAAACGCTCCTGCCGAAGCGCATCGCACTCCCCGTCTTCGCTTCCGACCCGCTCTCCTCCGTGGCCTACGCTCCCGGAGAAGTGCTGCTGGTCCTCTCCATTGCGGGCGTGTCGGCCTACCACTTCAGCCCCTGGATCGCGCTCGCGGTCGTCGTGCTGATGTTCACGGTGGTCGCCTCCTACCGACAGAACGTGCACGCGTACCCGAGCGGCGGCGGCGACTACGAGGTGGCCAACACCAACCTCGGCCCCAAGGCAGGACTCACCGTCGCCAGCGCCCTGCTCGTCGACTACGTCCTCACCGTCGCCGTCTCCATCGCCTCCGGCATCGAGAACCTCGGCTCGGCGGTCCCCTTCGTGGTCGAGCACAAGGTGGCCTGCGCGGTGGCCGTCATCGTGCTGCTCACGCTGATGAACCTGCGCGGAGTCAAGGAGTCCGGAAAGCTCTTCGCGATTCCGACGTACGTCTTCGTGGCGGGCGTCTTCATCATGATCGCGTGGGGCGCCTTCCGCGGACTCGTCCTCGACGACACCATGCGGGCGCCCACCGCCGACTACCACATCAAGGCCGAGCACCAGGGCCTCGCGGGCTTCGCCCTCGTCTTCCTGCTGCTTCGCGCCTTCTCCTCCGGCTGTGCCGCGCTCACCGGCGTCGAGGCGATCTCCAACGGTGTCCCCGCTTTCCGCAAGCCGAAGTCGAAGAACGCCGCGACCACGCTCGCGATGATGGGCCTGCTGGCCGTCACCATGTTCTGCGGCATCATCGCGCTGGCCATGACGACCAAGGTCCGGATGGCCGAGAACCCGGGCACCGACCTGATCCACAACGGCGTCGCGGTCGGCGCGGACTATGTCCAGAACCCGGTGATCTCGCAGGTCGCCGAGGCCGTGTTCGGCAAGGGCAGCTTCCTGTTCATCGTGCTGGCCGCCGCCACCGCGCTGGTCCTGTTCCTGGCCGCCAACACCGCGTACAACGGCTTCCCGCTGCTCGGCTCGATCCTCGCCCAGGACCGCTACCTCCCGCGTCAGCTGCACACCCGCGGCGACCGCCTCGCCTTCTCGAACGGCATCGTGCTGCTCGCGGGCGCGGCCATGCTCCTGGTGGTCATCTACGGGGCGGACTCGACGCGCCTCATCCAGCTGTACATCGTCGGTGTGTTCGTCTCCTTCACGCTCAGCCAGACCGGCATGGTGCGGCACTGGAACCGCCACCTCGCCACCGAGAAGGACCAGGCCAAGCGGCGCCACATGGTCCGCTCCCGGGCGATCAACGCCTTCGGTGCCTTCTTCACCGGCCTGGTGCTGGTCGTCGTCCTGGTCACCAAGTTCACGCACGGCGCCTGGGTCGCGCTGCTCGGCATGGTGATCTTCTACGCGACGATGAGCGCGATCCGTAAGCACTACGACCGGGTCGCCGAGGAGATCGCCGCGCCCGAGGGCCCCTCCGACGACAGCGTCCGCCCCTCCCGCGTCCACTCCGTCGTCCTGATCTCCAAGATCCACCGTCCGACGCTGCGCGCCCTCGCCTACGCCAAGCTGATGCGCTCCGACACCCTCGAAGCGCTCAGCGTCAACGTCGACCCGGCCGAGACCAAGGCATTGCGCGAGGAGTGGGAGCGGCGCGGCATCGACGTACCGCTGAAGGTCCTCGACTCGCCGTACCGCGAGATCACGCGGCCGATCATCGAGTACGTGAAGGGCCTGCGCAAGGAGTCGCCGCGCGACGCGGTCTCCGTGATCATCCCCGAGTACGTGGTCGGCCACTGGTACGAGCATCTGCTGCACAACCAGAGCGCCCTGCGCCTCAAGGGCCGGCTGCTGTTCACACCGGGCGTCATGGTGACCTCCGTGCCCTACCAGCTGGAGTCCTCCGAGGCTGCGAAGCTGCGGGCCCGCAAGCGGCAGGACTGGAACGCGCCGGGTGCGGTGCGCCGGGGTCCGGCGGAGGAGCGGCCGAAGGAGCCTTCGGCGTCTTCGTCTTCCTCCGGCTCGTCCTCGGGGGCCTCGGGCTCCTCGAAGAGCTGA
- a CDS encoding DUF3710 domain-containing protein, translating to MFGRRKKGSAAEDAAGEAEQVVDEFDTEADEEAGRERVRLEPEPRPDGPWDSSEVRDPAEGRVDLGGLFVPGVDGMELRVEVAGDAIVAATVVLKDSAIQLQAFAAPKREGIWGEVREEIASGITQQGGVIDEVEGPLGWELRAQVPVQLPDGTGGFQVVRFVGVDGPRWFLRGVISGQGAVQPQAAGLLEQIFRDTVVVRGEGPMAPRDPIVLKLPDDAQMVAEGVQQEEQSGSRFSGGMGQLQRGPEITEVR from the coding sequence GTGTTCGGACGTCGCAAGAAGGGCAGTGCCGCCGAGGACGCGGCGGGCGAGGCCGAGCAGGTCGTCGACGAGTTCGACACTGAGGCGGACGAAGAAGCCGGGCGTGAGCGCGTGCGGCTCGAGCCCGAGCCGCGGCCCGACGGGCCCTGGGACAGCTCCGAGGTCCGCGATCCGGCCGAGGGTCGGGTGGACCTGGGTGGTCTTTTCGTGCCCGGAGTCGACGGCATGGAGCTGCGGGTCGAGGTCGCGGGCGACGCGATCGTCGCGGCCACCGTCGTCCTGAAGGACAGCGCCATCCAGCTGCAGGCCTTCGCCGCTCCCAAGCGCGAGGGAATCTGGGGCGAGGTGCGCGAGGAGATCGCCTCCGGCATCACTCAGCAGGGCGGTGTCATCGACGAGGTCGAGGGCCCGCTGGGCTGGGAGCTGCGGGCGCAGGTGCCGGTGCAGCTGCCGGACGGCACGGGTGGTTTCCAGGTCGTGCGGTTCGTCGGTGTGGACGGCCCCCGCTGGTTCCTGCGCGGAGTGATCTCCGGGCAGGGCGCGGTGCAGCCGCAGGCCGCGGGTCTGCTGGAGCAGATCTTCCGGGACACGGTCGTCGTCCGCGGCGAGGGCCCGATGGCCCCCCGAGACCCGATCGTCCTGAAGCTGCCGGACGACGCGCAGATGGTGGCCGAGGGTGTCCAGCAGGAGGAGCAGAGCGGTTCCCGCTTCTCCGGCGGCATGGGGCAGCTGCAGCGCGGGCCGGAGATCACCGAGGTCCGCTGA
- a CDS encoding DUF3159 domain-containing protein translates to MTSLDKPTEDAQQDSRAVTEAALFEAFGGVRGMVETVVPGLLFVTIFTINKDLHWSAIAALGVSLLLVVVRLVMRGTVKHAFSGVFGVAFGVVFAMMTGNAKDFYLPGMLYTLGLAIAYIVTTLAGVPLIGLILGPVFKENLSWRTRNPGRKKAYSKASWAWGLILLAKCAVLFPLYWWADTTKFGWILIALKIPPFLLAVWLTWVFLAKAPAPIDVFAEMEAEEKAEKERKAALAEERGESAPARHRREA, encoded by the coding sequence GTGACGTCGCTCGACAAGCCGACCGAAGACGCCCAGCAGGATTCGCGGGCGGTGACCGAGGCCGCGCTCTTCGAGGCGTTCGGCGGCGTGCGGGGCATGGTCGAGACGGTGGTGCCCGGCCTCCTCTTCGTCACCATCTTCACGATCAACAAGGACCTGCACTGGTCGGCGATCGCCGCCCTCGGGGTGTCCTTGCTGCTCGTCGTGGTGCGCCTCGTGATGCGCGGCACCGTCAAGCACGCCTTCAGCGGCGTCTTCGGCGTCGCCTTCGGCGTGGTCTTCGCGATGATGACGGGCAACGCGAAGGACTTCTACCTGCCGGGCATGCTCTACACGCTCGGCCTGGCCATCGCCTACATCGTCACGACTCTCGCGGGCGTCCCGCTGATCGGCCTGATCCTGGGCCCGGTCTTCAAGGAGAACCTCTCCTGGCGCACCCGCAACCCCGGCCGCAAGAAGGCGTACTCGAAGGCGAGTTGGGCCTGGGGCCTGATCCTGCTCGCCAAGTGCGCGGTGCTCTTCCCGCTCTACTGGTGGGCCGACACCACCAAGTTCGGCTGGATCCTGATCGCCCTCAAGATCCCGCCGTTCCTGCTCGCCGTCTGGCTGACCTGGGTCTTCCTGGCCAAGGCGCCCGCCCCCATCGACGTGTTCGCCGAGATGGAGGCCGAAGAGAAGGCGGAGAAAGAGCGGAAGGCCGCGCTCGCCGAGGAGCGCGGCGAGAGCGCACCGGCCCGGCACCGCCGCGAGGCGTAA
- a CDS encoding TrkA family potassium uptake protein, with protein MRVAIAGAGAVGRSIAGELLENGHEVLLIDKAPTAISVERVPQAEWLLADACEITSLDEAALQRCNVVIAATGDDKVNLVVSLLAKTEYGVPRVVARVNNPKNEWLFNEAWGVDVAVSTPRLMSALVEEAVSVGDLVRLLRFSHGDANLVELTLPPESALAGTTVGDVEWPEDTSLVTIIRGTRVLTPSREDSLEAGDELLFVAAQAREEQLEDLLSVRREDATS; from the coding sequence ATGAGGGTCGCCATTGCCGGTGCCGGCGCCGTGGGCCGCTCGATCGCGGGCGAGCTCCTGGAGAACGGTCACGAGGTCCTGCTGATCGACAAGGCGCCGACCGCCATCTCGGTCGAGCGCGTCCCGCAGGCGGAGTGGCTGCTCGCCGACGCCTGCGAGATCACCTCCCTGGACGAGGCCGCGCTGCAGCGCTGCAACGTGGTCATCGCGGCCACGGGTGACGACAAGGTCAACCTCGTCGTCTCCTTGCTCGCGAAGACCGAGTACGGGGTCCCGCGGGTCGTCGCCCGCGTCAACAATCCCAAGAACGAGTGGCTGTTCAACGAGGCCTGGGGCGTCGACGTCGCCGTCTCCACCCCGCGCCTGATGTCGGCCCTCGTCGAGGAGGCCGTCAGCGTCGGCGACCTGGTCCGCCTGCTCCGCTTCAGCCACGGCGACGCCAACCTCGTCGAGCTGACCCTGCCACCGGAGTCCGCCCTGGCCGGTACGACGGTGGGCGACGTCGAGTGGCCCGAGGACACCTCCCTGGTGACCATCATCCGCGGCACCCGCGTCCTCACCCCCTCCCGGGAGGACTCCCTGGAGGCGGGCGACGAACTCCTCTTCGTGGCCGCGCAGGCCCGCGAGGAGCAGCTGGAGGACCTGCTGTCGGTACGCCGCGAGGACGCGACGAGCTGA
- a CDS encoding OB-fold nucleic acid binding domain-containing protein, with translation MSAVPRSEKPAGRFRRMIDRLSSSQEDLESEELREDAETAGCTRIGDCHDRQIVTVTGTLRTVTLRPRAGVPALEAELFDGSAALDVVWLGRRSIVGIEPGRKLIASGRISMSRGRRVLFNPKYELRPLGRE, from the coding sequence ATGAGTGCTGTTCCTCGTTCCGAAAAGCCGGCGGGCCGGTTCCGGCGCATGATAGACCGGCTCTCCTCGTCCCAGGAGGACCTGGAGTCCGAGGAGCTGCGGGAGGACGCCGAGACCGCGGGCTGCACGCGCATCGGTGACTGCCACGACCGACAGATCGTCACGGTTACTGGTACCTTGCGCACGGTCACTCTGCGGCCACGGGCCGGTGTCCCGGCCCTGGAAGCCGAGCTGTTCGACGGCTCGGCCGCCCTGGACGTGGTCTGGCTCGGCCGGCGCTCCATCGTCGGGATCGAGCCGGGGCGCAAGCTGATCGCATCGGGCCGCATTTCGATGAGCCGGGGCCGTAGGGTGCTGTTCAACCCGAAGTACGAACTCAGACCGCTTGGACGGGAGTAG
- a CDS encoding alginate lyase family protein, giving the protein MPDTPAAHRRRRRPALLVTVAAATAALVAGFLSWPGAHRADAAPATFVHPGVTVSKSQLDFARSKVNAGAQPWKGAYDQMMASKYAALSRAATPRATVECGSYSNPNYGCTDEREDAIAAYTDALAWYITRDERYAKKSIELMDAWSAVIKDHTNSNAPLQTGWAGSSWPKAAEIIKYTYTGTWANSGRFATMLRNVYLPEIINGSNSNGNWELSMMEAAIGISVFLEDKTSYDKAMSKFRTRTAAYIYLSSDGSVPKTVPSQNLDTTAKIVSYWQGQSTFVTGLTQETCRDFTHTGYGISAISHVAETSRIQGQDLYGTDVGERLRQALGFQSKYQLGEAVPSWLCGGSLKLGLGPITEVGYNALHNRLGIAMTNTQKLTEQNRPAGSNNLFVAWETLTHGDNPS; this is encoded by the coding sequence ATGCCCGACACCCCCGCAGCCCACCGGCGCAGACGACGCCCGGCCCTCCTCGTCACCGTCGCCGCCGCGACCGCCGCCCTGGTCGCCGGATTCCTCTCCTGGCCGGGCGCACACCGGGCCGATGCCGCCCCCGCCACGTTCGTGCACCCCGGAGTCACCGTCTCCAAGAGCCAGTTGGACTTCGCCCGCAGCAAGGTCAACGCCGGCGCGCAGCCCTGGAAGGGCGCGTACGACCAGATGATGGCGAGCAAGTACGCCGCGCTGAGCCGCGCCGCCACGCCCCGCGCGACTGTCGAGTGCGGGTCGTACTCCAACCCCAACTACGGCTGCACCGACGAGCGTGAGGACGCGATAGCGGCGTACACCGACGCGCTCGCCTGGTACATCACCCGCGACGAGCGGTACGCGAAGAAGTCGATCGAGCTGATGGACGCGTGGTCGGCGGTGATCAAGGACCACACCAACAGCAACGCGCCGCTGCAGACCGGCTGGGCGGGCTCCTCGTGGCCCAAGGCCGCCGAGATCATCAAGTACACGTACACCGGGACGTGGGCCAACTCCGGCCGCTTCGCGACCATGCTGCGCAACGTCTACCTCCCCGAGATCATCAACGGCTCCAACTCCAACGGCAATTGGGAGCTGTCGATGATGGAGGCCGCCATCGGCATCTCCGTCTTCCTGGAGGACAAGACGTCGTACGACAAGGCGATGTCGAAGTTCCGCACGCGGACGGCCGCGTACATCTATCTGTCCTCCGACGGCTCCGTGCCGAAGACCGTGCCGAGCCAGAACCTCGACACCACGGCGAAGATCGTCAGTTACTGGCAGGGACAGTCCACCTTCGTCACCGGGCTCACCCAGGAGACCTGCCGCGACTTCACGCACACCGGGTACGGCATCTCCGCGATCTCGCACGTCGCCGAAACCAGCCGGATCCAGGGGCAGGACCTGTACGGCACGGACGTCGGCGAGCGGCTGCGGCAGGCGCTCGGCTTCCAGTCCAAGTACCAGCTGGGCGAGGCGGTGCCGAGCTGGCTGTGCGGAGGGTCCCTCAAACTCGGGCTCGGTCCGATCACCGAGGTCGGCTACAACGCCCTGCACAACCGTCTGGGCATCGCGATGACCAACACCCAGAAGCTGACCGAGCAGAACCGCCCGGCCGGCAGCAACAACCTCTTCGTGGCCTGGGAGACGCTGACCCACGGGGACAACCCCAGCTGA
- a CDS encoding response regulator, translating to MTRVLVVDDEPQITRALVINLKARKYEVDAAPDGATALQLAAARHPDVVVLDLGLPDMDGVEVIKGLRGWTRVPILVLSARHSSDEKVEALDAGADDYVTKPFGMDELLARLRAAVRRAEPTGGDEDDAIVETDDFTVDLAAKKVNRAGRDVRLTPTEWHLLEVLVRNTGRLVSQKQLLQEVWGPSYGTETNYLRVYMAQLRRKLEVDPSHPRHFITEPGMGYRFEG from the coding sequence ATGACCCGGGTCCTCGTGGTCGACGACGAGCCGCAGATCACCCGAGCCCTCGTGATCAACCTGAAGGCACGCAAGTACGAGGTCGACGCGGCTCCCGACGGGGCCACCGCGCTTCAGCTCGCCGCCGCCCGGCACCCCGACGTCGTCGTGCTCGACCTGGGCCTGCCCGACATGGACGGCGTCGAGGTGATCAAGGGGCTGCGCGGCTGGACCCGGGTGCCGATCCTGGTGCTGTCCGCCCGGCACTCGTCCGACGAGAAGGTCGAGGCCCTCGACGCGGGCGCCGACGACTACGTCACCAAGCCCTTCGGCATGGACGAGCTGCTCGCCCGGCTGCGCGCCGCCGTCCGCCGCGCGGAGCCCACCGGGGGCGACGAGGACGACGCGATCGTCGAGACCGACGACTTCACCGTCGACCTGGCCGCCAAGAAGGTCAACCGCGCCGGACGCGACGTCCGCCTGACTCCCACGGAGTGGCACCTCCTGGAGGTCCTGGTGCGCAACACAGGCCGCCTGGTCAGCCAGAAGCAGCTGCTCCAGGAGGTGTGGGGCCCGTCGTACGGCACGGAGACGAACTACCTCCGGGTCTACATGGCACAGCTGCGCCGCAAGCTGGAGGTGGACCCCTCGCATCCGCGGCACTTCATCACGGAGCCCGGGATGGGATACCGGTTCGAGGGGTGA